A region of the Bacillus sp. BGMRC 2118 genome:
AAATGCTAAGTCATTAGGGGATAGATTAAAAGATATTAGTTTTGAAGCAGCCTACATAAGCCCTAGTGGAAGGACAAGAGCTACTTCTAATCTAATCTTAGGGGATAGAAATATTCCTTTAATATTTGATGAGAATCTTAGAGAGATGAACTTGGGGAGTTGGGAGGGTGAAACTCTTCAATTCATAAAGGAATCTTACCCAGTTGAATATGATAGGTTTTGGAATGCACCACATTTATATACTCCAATAGGTGGTGAGTATTTTACAGATATACGTGAAAGGGCCACTCAAGTTCTAAATAAAATAAAAACGAAGCACACAGACGGGAACATTCTTATAGTAACACATTCTGTAATGATAAAAAGTCTACTTTCAATTATTAAAGATTTATCAATTGAGAACCTTTGGGAGC
Encoded here:
- a CDS encoding histidine phosphatase family protein codes for the protein MVTLYITRHGETVWNTQKRMQGWLDSDLTEKGIQNAKSLGDRLKDISFEAAYISPSGRTRATSNLILGDRNIPLIFDENLREMNLGSWEGETLQFIKESYPVEYDRFWNAPHLYTPIGGEYFTDIRERATQVLNKIKTKHTDGNILIVTHSVMIKSLLSIIKDLSIENLWEPPFIHDTSLTIVESRESEYRIILEGDNSHKELLV